gctcgactAGCTAGAAAAGTGTCGAGAAATGCGAGAAGGAATTTTTGAATggattgaaatgaaagatAGTTAGTTGCCAGTAGTGTTAGGAGGGGGATatggtttttagttttttttttcatatttactattttcatatttacattttttcatgaatgcttaagctttcaagagtattgcgtgaaattttttgataaatctAAGCAAAACTCTTCGTTTTCAAAGTTGGCGCCGATCTTAGATAAAAtatactggaccgatcgatttgaaattgaaatctgTACATTATTTGGCAGGCAGCCCCATCGAATTTTCAATGTAAATTGTGGATACTTTTCctttaaaatatgcaaaacttGTTTTCTAATCCAAAATTATGAAAAGCATCGCTTTTTTAACTTTATAAAGCTATCAGAAATCGAAAAGTTgcaaattcaacaaaaactcaatgaggctacttggataaagttataatctatcaaaagaataGTGATTTATATATTTTCGATGATCCAGAACAGAAAGCCATGATGTGCTCcgaaaaaaatacatttatgCTGCTATGCTGCTAAGAACGTAGTTTTTAACTAACCTTTCTCAAAATACGacaaaatattcttgaaaagtagtagtttaaaatgaaatataagtaaaaaaaataagttgaatggtttctacactaaaaatcttaaaaaatgagccttttttGGCCCGAATTAACCACAACCCCTTAAACGAAACTCTACTACCGGCTCTAGAGACTCATCCCCGAGACTTATCCAACTGATTGACGGTTTTTGTGCACTGTACTCCGCACCCCGGGCTCCATATTCCTTCACCCGCTGCACGCCCCTCGCCTATAGATCAAGTTTTTCTGCCTCTTTCTCTTATTCCGTTTGGTTTCATTCTCAGTTCCCCCAGATCGCGCACGGTagaatgtgttttgtttttgttttctcgggTTCCCCCCTATTTTTCGCCCCACACTCCACCTTGAGACATTGAACCGCGGCGATCGCGGAACGGACTCCAGCTATGGAAGGGTAGAAGAAAcctgctacggctgctgctgctgctgcgagagtGGCGAGAATGTGCAGAGCAAGCAATCTTCGCGTTGCTTTCCACTTGTGGCCAAGGATGGTAAATCTTTACCTTTAGTCCGACCGGATCGTGTCCTGAGGGACGATTGCTTGCCGCAAAAAAATACTCGTCTGGCCACCATAACAACCGGACTTGAGAGCGGCCATACCGTATGACTCACGTGCGTAAATGATTGCTTTTCGTTCCCCTTCCGTTTGGGTGGACACAAGAGTCGTGACGAGAAGATCGTAGAGTCAGAATTAATAAGCAACTTTTTGGGACAAATTGCTTTAATTAAGGGCAGAAGGAGTTCTTGAGACTTGAGTGAATTTTAAAGAGCCATTTATGTGATCCTACTTTGAACGATCACACTAGCTCTCTGCGACGTTCGCCACCGGTGGCAACGGGTCACGAACATCGCGCATCACCGGTTTCTCGGTAAACCGTTCTGCGAATTCCTACAaagttgctcctgctgcaatTGACCGCTGCATCCAGTGCACTTTCGAAAGGCGTTCTCCTTAAACGGGTAACCGGTGTGCAACGGTATTCGAAGAAAGTGTCACCAAAACGGCCTTTTGCTGAAGAAGGCAAAATCGATCCAACTATCCAGAATCGCCGTTACAGTCGGGCAGTCGATACGCCCCACACTGCGCACTAGTCGATGTTGAGTCGGCTGGCGGCTCGACCAACGCAACATTGTGTGTGCGACGGCGCATTTGGCGTGTGGCTGgcgttttgcataattatttATTCAGCTCATGCTGGTGTGCTTGTGCAACCCTTTGGCACCACCCTCatcatgcagcaacagcagcagcatccaccgaTTGCCCTGGGATCGCGTTTGAGTTGTTTTAGGGCAGAACTACTTTGCGATGGGTACCCCAGACGGTATATGATGCTGGTAACTGCACACAATGCGCTGAAGATGGGAAGAATGTAGCGCACATAGCAAAAACAATCACCGAAAACAGGGTTACGGCTACGACGGCTCCGGTTACCTTCTTTAAGCCGACTCCCCTCCACCGCCGTATCTACCCGACTGAGGGtacaattttcaaattaatgcTTCATTTCCGCTTCCGGTACCGACGCTGGCATCGGCTCCGGTTGATTTGTCTGTGGGTGCGGCGCCCGCTTCTCGGCTCACGAGCCCGCGAGGATGACGAGAAAGCTGAGAAAATGCAAGACAAAACAACATCTCCCggggcggacggacggggaAGGTAAGGGAGAATCGAGCCAAGTGATAATTGAGGAGGGACCACTTACGGAATGATCTCACCCCCGGGTACGATCTTCCACGTGAAGCGTAGCCGCAGAGAAAGATgaagagaaagggggagagggagaaggcGTCGCAATGAAGCGCGGTAAGGTGAGGAGTGATCATGTCGACGCCTTGGGATGCTCGTGGTTTCCCCGCCATTTCCGGCAATCGTATGCACGCACGGCACGGCTGAAGCTGCGGTGTGAGGGGTGGATCGAGAtggaattaaaacaaaaataaaaccaaaaattacCCTCTCATACACCTCGTTCGGCAACGCTCCCTCTTcccatcccccttccttcGGCCGTTGCAAGAGGGAACAAGATAATAGTGACCGGCGCTTCTACCACACGGTGCGCGCTGCGGTTGCACCGCAGGCGATCGGATCGTTATGGGAAACAGATGCAGATgccgctgcagcaacagctcagCAGAAGAGAAGCATTCCTGGCGTATGCGATCGCACGTCCCTTCAGGCCTCACACGCTGTTTGGTGCTAAAAAGTGAAACTTTATACTTCAATATCCTTCAAAATTCTACAATATGATGCCACACCACATGCGACATGACTGGTTGGGATGGAGTGAGTCTGCCCCTAGGGACCGGCCAGAGTACTTACGTTACTGGGTTTTATGATCTTCTAGGATCGCTTACATGTTTCTCTTTGCAGCAGGTAGAGCTGGAAGAGTGGAAGGCTTACCGAAGGACACACGCTTCCACATGGCTGCAGTATGTTTCAAGGAAAAGCAATTTCGAACCATTTCCTGTCATCTTTACAAACATTGTGAACAGTTTGTGAAAGTTTGTGAAAATACAGCACCAAGCCGCCGTTGTCTGGTTACTGTTTGTTTATCCAACTCTTCTACCTCAACATCTGGCGGTTCGGCGCAAACGGCGCATCTTCTTGTGCGTTCCATGATCTTCACAGGAAATTCCACAATCGCAactggttttcgtttttttttttactgttccAATAACCAATGCTTGGTGAACAGAATGGACACTGCAACACCGTAGCGAAATAATGCAAATCCGGGGTGCCATTGCATTCGATGTGCAGTGCTCGGCATCTCGTGGACAGCCGAATGTAGGGAGGAAGTCGAACGAGCTATAAGACGAGTGGTGCGCGTCTGTGAAATTGACACACTCGCGAAGGCCATTTGCACGAGGCGCCTGGGATGGAACACGTGGCGTTGCACCATGATAAGAGGGCCTGCAACGAGCCCCTTCGTAAGTCTTAAGTCGATATGCATTCTATCAAGAAGTTTCCTTCTTGTGGGGTTTTCTGAAACTGGGTCTATGATCGTATCAAAATCGTTTCGTACAAACAGTCGTTTGGATGAAAGTTCCAAAGATCCCCCCACCGGGAGAAGGACAACGTGAGATGCAGGCAGGCtcacgtcatcgtcatcacacTGCTCCTTCATTCGACATCTATTAATACGCCGGACGCCTCCGCAAGGCTAAACCATTTTAAAGCACCTCACGTTCCAAGCACACCGCTGGCCAGTAAGTGTGGGACCGGAAATCCCCCTTTGGTCGAGAGCAggggatggcgatgatgatgatgctgaaggcGAACTCTGAAGGTGGCGCACGGTTTTGCGAGAGACCTATCGCCTTCGTCATACCGTGCGCTACCGGTAAATGCTAACGCTCCATCGCAGAAACTTGGAGAAGTTTCttgctttttctttctaaTTTGTCACCACGTTTCGGaccacatctctctctctctgtatctctctctctggtctccTCCGATAGCCTCCAAGGTAATTAATGAAGCAACGACCTGGTTCTTGTATAAGCTAGGCCTGCATAGTATGGCCCTGGTGAAGGTCTTAAAGACCGTACACATGAGCATTAGAgccaaacaccaccaaacGGTCTCTCACCGGGGGGCACCTTCCGAAACCGGTTAGCGCGTGAAGGTAGAGCGAAGATCATTCCAGCTCCATCTTCTCTATCTTCAATGTTGTTTGGTATCTCTGCGCGAACCTTGCGCTGTCTGTACCGACACTTGGATGTCCCCGTTTTTGTTTCGCCCAACGTGCACAAACCTGCCACAGCAAGTACGCTCATTTCGCAATGCTCGTAGTGGTGTGTAAAAACGTAGCATGAATTCATCAGGATCCGGCCGCGGCTTCGTGGCGAGATTATTAATTATTGTGTAGACCATTACTCTTAAACTTCATCGCGCCATAACTTTCGCGGTGTTATTGATATCGTCCATTGCTAAGCGGCTTATTACCTGGTGAAATCCTTGGAGAACAGGACACGTCACCGGCTTAAGCCTGCGCTGTGCTGAACAGAACGAAGCCTGAAACACAACACATTGTTCAGTTgtacctgttgttgttgttgcgcctgAAACAACATCGAATACCTGTTTCCGAGGGTGACCTCTGGTGCGAGCGGACATAAATATGTTTATGCAGAGCGTCAATGCCACGACCGATGGCAGCCGCTGAGTGCCCTCTCCTGTAAATATACGGAACATCAATAAACAGGCGCTACGAATCGTTTCACCCGTTTTTATGCCATCCTGCGTATGAGGGGGAGGACAGCAGGGGCACTCACATCTGCAtactgtttttgttgttggtgttgttggttttggcaCCAGGCACTACACCACCATGAAACTAGGTCCAAACAACCGAGAAGCGAGTTCCGGGATCCAGCCTTGTCAGCATGATTTCCGCCCGATTCTGCACGGTCCACAATCTGgaacgaaagcaaagcaaacgacTATTGAACTATCTGTGGAGGGAATAATGGGATGGGAGGAAAGCTGGATAAAATCGGGGCACCTTTTGGAGACTTTGCAGAACCGAACCAGACATCGATCAGCAGGCTAAGGGGCATCAGCGGTTCTCATCCGGGTTCCCGGAAGGCGATTGATCACAGTGTCGTTGGTCGGTCACCGGTAGTGCCGTCTGATGAGATCATCGATCTACATTGAACCTccgccacccacccaccagccAAAGCAGTGcgcagtggtggtgaaggtgtgcTACAGGTGATGGTGGGTTTCCCTAGAAggtccctccccaaaaaggtctCGCCTTCtagcgagcgcgcacacacaatccACGTGAAAGCTCGCCTGACCTGAGCTAAGCTCTCGCACAATACAGCCAACGCGATTCGCCGGCGCCATCCTACGCCCGTTTGCGTGGCAAAAGTGTcccgcgatgcgatggagcATGAAGGGGGTTCGGGGTCCAGTTCGGTAGGCAGAGGATCCGCTACAACACGGTGCCTTGAGTGACTGTGCTACTTCCAAATGTGGTGCCATGAGCAAGCGAAGCGCCCAAATTCGTTCCTTTACATGGTGTTGCCCCGGGTGTTCTCCAGGTCGTCCAGACCCGTTCAGATCGGTCGCGGTTTCCTGGTTCCCGCGGCAGGTACACAATGGATGCTACAAGCACAATGGTGATGGTCAGAAATGCTGCGAAACCGAATCCATTCGATCAGATATCAATTCAACGATCACGCCGCTTTACTGGTACCAGAGCCAAAGCCTTATGCAAAGTATGGTGGCCACGTTGACATTTTGGAAAGGTATCTGTACAATTCATTATAGCCGGTCATTAACATTGATTGCTAGGGGAAGTAATTAGTTCCCTTTTCTGCAAATTCTGCCAACCTGCTCGTTGCTTCCATCCCATAGTGGTGATGACTCGGCTACTAACCGCTCTcgaccggcaccaccactcgcgatcaccccccccccccccccccccccccccgtttgTCGTTGCTCGTTTCGCGCACGCTAAAATTgtggattttgttttcgataGCCTCATAATCCGCGATGACGAAAGaggagtagagagagagagagcgaaaaacaGGGGAGCAAAACCGGTGCGTAGGATGGCAATAGCGATCGTTTGGAGGTCTAGTGGCTGTGGGCGCGCAGGGTGGGGaaccggtcgaccggtcggGTCGACACGAGATGCGATCAGCGgagcaacaacgcaacacccAACGCCTCTGCCAGGTCGGCCGATTCCGGCTGCGCCGCAGAAACGCCAGTCGCTAGTTTGCATCTCGAACGATCGCAGGCAAGGCAGAGCGTTACcgcgtgagcagcagcagtagcagcaccacacagACCACAGGACAACGgttgcagcttcttcttcgttttccctGCCTGGTGGAGACGCAAACGCTTTCACGGGACCGAAACGTTTGACCGGAAGTTCCGGAAATCTCTCGCGAAGGGCATCGGTGTCAAGTGTATAGTAAACGTAgtggtatcatcatcatcggcatcatcatcggcatcttcATCGGCGCAGCGTGTTGTACAGACTGTCTGAGGTGGCCAGGTAGCATCATAAGAGTACGTTTCGCAAACCCGTTAGCTGGCCCTCAACAAGCACCACACCGTACCAGCTACGGCATCTTCATGGCATCTCGGAATCAGCATCAAACCAGTTCGCGAAACCGCCGGTCACCGGTACACACTAGCCACTAGGGGACCACAGAAATTTAGTACCGAAATACACACATTTCGAGCGGACCGCAGAACAGGTTTTAAAACGCTTTCGCGTTGACTGCAAGTACTGGCACGATCGTGATTCCCTCGAATGGTGTGATCCAGTTAAGACATCTTGGCCTGGTCTGTGTCTGTGCAAAACAGCAATAGTGCGGTTGGAAGTCGTTTAGGGGGCAGCAAGTACTTTTGGAACCTTCTAGCCTTCAGTGACCTTATAGTGTTCGTGCTGCCTCAAAGCCGTCAATAGTCACACGTGCTACGTTTCAGGTGGTAGCAGCTTCCCTCGTGTGAGATCGCTGTATTGAGTTACCATGCGCAACACGGTGTGGCCCCAAGTACGATGCTCCTAAAATGACGTATATCGAATTAGAATTGTAAATGATAGTGCTTGCTCCGGTTCTATAGAGAACACCATTGTTCTACATTCTGTCGCTCTGGATGGTGTGTGCCGTATGGATTTGAGCAAAAACGGgtcgagcagcagccaacagcagtcACTaaccacgaacgaacggaggatGAACAACGCGTGTCGTGTGAACAGTGAGCAGTGAAAGTGATCTCAATTCCAGTGCTTCTCGGTTTAACGTTCAAAGATCTAGTCCAAGCATCATGTCCTTTCTACGTACATTCCGTTCGAACCTTATTCTtagcacagcaccaccagcggacaCAGGAaagagtgctggtggtggaggtgctgtTAATGGACGAAAGAGCTCATCTCAAGGACGTAAATCGCAAATCGATAGTGATGATCGAGTTGgaggtaccaccaccaccgctcgaaGAAGTAGCAACGGGATGACAAATCGAAATGGTAATGGCGGTAGCACGACCGCCAATCGTAACACCACCAACGATAGCCGTTATGGTAAGGAGAATCCCGCTCCGATAGTGGTCTATCTGGATAAACCTGGGCAGGAGGTGAAAAAGCCGGCCAGCATTCTGCGCACAAACACTTTCACCACGAAGCATAACGATCACGTTCCGGGGCCGGAAGGATCAGAAGGTATCCGATACGGTAGCACTACGATTAGTCGGAGCGATACGTTCACGATCGATGATCCGGTACCGACGGTTTACTCCAGCACCTTCACTCACCGTGAGCGTAAGTAATTGGCCAGCCAGGTAGTTCGCGAATGTTGGCTAATACCATATATCTTCTATCTTTTATAGCACTGGACGTGTTTGAACCACTGTACGCGAAGAATATCGAACTCGGTTCGAACGAGAAGCTGCCAACGGTGGTGGATACGCGGACCTATCGGAAGAAATCACGCAACAGCACCACTTCGAAGCCGGTCCAGAAGGTGGAGAGCTTCATCAAGCGCTTCGAACGGACGCTATTCAACAAGCATGGTTCGAACGATCGTAACCGCAAACAATCGACGGGTGGTTCGACGACGGCGCGAAAGAACTCGTCCTCGGCCGGCAGCACCGACAGTGGGCCCCGGTTTCGTGATGTCGGCATCAACTGTAAGCTGGACGAGGAGGAACGGTTCCGGGCGAAGGTGGAAGCGATGCGCCGATCACGCCAAGGATCGCGCGATTCCATCATAAGCGGCCACAGCACGACCAGCGGCATGGTCCAGCTAAGACGGCCCAATGCCGCCCCCGAACGTAGTCAATCGCCCACGAAACGATACTCGATCACGCAAGATCGTCGTTCATCCTCGGCCAGTAGCTTCGCCCTGGCTCCACTGGAAGAGCGGGCCCGCCACCTTAGGACGCCTTCACCACCGCAACAGTACGGTGGAAACTCAACGGTAGTGGTACCGTTGTCCATCGATCGTCCAACCGAA
This sequence is a window from Anopheles darlingi chromosome 3, idAnoDarlMG_H_01, whole genome shotgun sequence. Protein-coding genes within it:
- the LOC125957217 gene encoding uncharacterized protein LOC125957217, with product MSFLRTFRSNLILSTAPPADTGKSAGGGGAVNGRKSSSQGRKSQIDSDDRVGGTTTTARRSSNGMTNRNGNGGSTTANRNTTNDSRYGKENPAPIVVYLDKPGQEVKKPASILRTNTFTTKHNDHVPGPEGSEGIRYGSTTISRSDTFTIDDPVPTVYSSTFTHREPLDVFEPLYAKNIELGSNEKLPTVVDTRTYRKKSRNSTTSKPVQKVESFIKRFERTLFNKHGSNDRNRKQSTGGSTTARKNSSSAGSTDSGPRFRDVGINCKLDEEERFRAKVEAMRRSRQGSRDSIISGHSTTSGMVQLRRPNAAPERSQSPTKRYSITQDRRSSSASSFALAPLEERARHLRTPSPPQQYGGNSTVVVPLSIDRPTESSFLKSRQKEIEMGYSVVTKRQQPPPPLTLPVTSRSSPERYAVTTQRPTGRLQPTSYAQEEPRGRDQLYSTFVIARNAGTSEDPTTPRFRTDTYRALKDEYEQQQQQQAQMTRPIGIASPLPNEERPSSGAGIADVPAKDSAASDLPKYTFGTDMQQRRNRFQQFQRSFKKMDDSASDVSVQQSFFVAI